AGGGGCTGGTCTCCATGGCATCCGCTCTTCCGAAGGAAGCTTCTGGATACAACCGTGCAATTATGATGGTGATATCCGCCTCTGAATCCACTGACGATACCACCAGGAACGGATTGCTTGATGATGCCTCTGACCTGGCCCTCGAAGCTGTCAAGGAGATGGGCGAATCCTACGGGGAATCGTTGACCGCACCATGCATGGCGGTGTTCGGGATCGGGATAATGGTGCCCATGATCATGATGAGCATCCTTCCGATGCTCAGTATCGGAGGGATATTCGGTTCTCGCAGCATAGATCAGGGGACGATTGTTCTGATCACTTTGGTGATAGTTCCTGCCGTGATACTCGCGGTATCCGTCCTTGTAAGGCACAGGAATCCATTCCTGTCGGAATCGTTGTCCTTGAATGAGCTGAAGTGCGCCCTTCCTCTGCTGGGAACATTGCCCCTTGCCATCTCCCATTGTTACTTTTTCGGAGGGATCGAGAGCTTATTCATCCTGTCCTTGGCTCCGACCTGTATCGCTACAATGATCCTCATGATGAACGACATGAACAACGATAGGAAACGCAGGAAATGCGAGCAAGCCATCATGGATAGCGTATTCGATATCGGGAACAGGATGGTATCAGGTGAGAACTTCGAGACTTCGGTGATCTCAGCGACCTCGTCCTGGGAAGGCTCCATAGAACTTTCCGAGAGGATCTCCAGGGAGATGAACGTCTGCAGAGGGGATGTGCGCTCTGCCTTGCATAGATCGATCGCCCCGATCTCAAGGGAGATGGGGATAGCTCTGGAAGACATATTGGTATGCTCCGAAAAGAACAATGACGATGCTGGACGCATGGCTGTGAATCTCGGGAAGCAGTTCCAAAACCGCAACAGGATAAGGAGAACTTTGGAGCTCAGGCTGAAGTCCACTACCGACATGATGATCGGAACCTGCATGTTCTTCGCCCCGATAGTCCTGGGGATGAGCGTTTCGATGTTGGAACCTGTGTCGCGCATATCGGGCTCATCTGCGCTGTCCAACACGTCGACCATTCTGAACATCTACCTTATCGAGCTCTGCGCACTGATCTCCGTCCTTCTCTCGAGCCTTGGCAGCGGAGAACGTCTGACCAGCATCATCTGGAGATTCTGTTTAATGTGTCCGGAATCCTTGTTGGTGTTCCTGGTGTGCTCATCCTTCTCTCTTTGAGGCAGAGGATACGGGATTATCGCTAGACGGAGCTTGGAAAACTATGATAAACCACCCGAATGATGCTGAAACGTGGATCAAAGAACGCTTCTGCTAGGCCTGTTCGTGCTTTCAGTCATCTTATCTGCACTGTTTTTTGCTGTCCCGTTCTGCTATCCTGAGGGCACGTTTGTCTATTTGGACGGCAGCCCCGCACATATGGACCATGACTGGTCCTCTTTTGGATTGGGGGGATTGGTCTATGCCCTTGGCGACTTCCTTTGCCATCAGTCGTTCAGTAGATCCATAATCCTGAACGGATCTCAGATGCCGATATGCATAAGGGACATCGGTCTTCTGATAGGATTCGTAATCGGTCTAGTCTATTGCCTGAAGGTATCAGAGAAGGTACTGGACCGCAAGCACCTGTTCGCAGGAATCATTCTGCTTCTGCTGACGCTTCTGGAATGGATTTGCGAAAGAGCATTTCATGCTGATATGCCCGAGATCCGCATGATACTGGCCATAGTGTCCGGAATCGGTGCTGCGATAATAGTGGCCTGGGCGGCCTATAGAAGTACGGCAGGGCCAGAGGCCCTGCATTGAAGTTTATCTGTGCGATCACTCGCACTTGGTCCATCCACAGGACTTGCAGACGTTGCATCCGCCCTGGAACTCAAGCTCCGCTCCGCACTTAGGGCAGGGGTTGATGATCTCCCTCTTGGGCTCCTCGGGCTCCTCTGTAGCGATACCTTTGAGCTGGGCCTGCATCTCCTTGTACATGTCGGTCAATGCCCATCCGACGGCCATCGGACAGCACGATCCCATGCTGGTGTCCCTCTTTGTATGCGTCCTGACCACGTAGGAGGGGCATGATCCGGTGGACTTGAGCTGGTCAACGATGGCCTCGATTCCGCATCCAGACCTCGCAGCCAACGAGATCATCCTTGAGAGTCCGACCATGAAGTTGTTACATCCTCCAGTGGATCCCTTGTTGAGGTACGCCTCCACGAGCTCTCCTGTGTCGGGGTTGAAGAATGCCGTGCAGTGCAGCGAACCGCATCCCGTCATGAGCTTCCTCTTCTTTCCGATGACGTTATCCTCGACGACCTCGACGACTCCCCTCTTCTCCTCCTTGGGCTCTTCCTCGGCCTTCTTGCTCTCCTTGGTGGAGAGGATGCCGAGACGCTTGCATCCGTCACGGAAGACAGTTATTCCCTTACAGCCAGACTCCCATGCGTACATGTAGATGTTGTATACGTCCTTCTCAGGGAACTGCTCAGGCAGGTTGACCGTGGAAGAGATAGATGCATCGATGTGCTTCTGCCATGTGGCCTGCATATCGATCCTCTTCACGTAATCGAGACTCTGTGCGGTGATGAACCTCTCGGGGAGGTCCTTCTCATCCTTGATGTCAAGATGCTTGTCCATATATGCCTGGACGATGGGTGTGTACACCTTGTAGTACTTGTCCTGGTCCCCGTTGAGTGAGGTTG
The nucleotide sequence above comes from Methanomassiliicoccales archaeon LGM-RCC1. Encoded proteins:
- a CDS encoding DUF2085 domain-containing protein yields the protein MDHDWSSFGLGGLVYALGDFLCHQSFSRSIILNGSQMPICIRDIGLLIGFVIGLVYCLKVSEKVLDRKHLFAGIILLLLTLLEWICERAFHADMPEIRMILAIVSGIGAAIIVAWAAYRSTAGPEALH